A DNA window from Streptomyces sp. B21-083 contains the following coding sequences:
- a CDS encoding ABC transporter permease has protein sequence MDTLVERAETADGYRARRTLPLRVELVRQLKRRRTLVMGGILAALPFILVIAFAIGGEPGGRNGQVTLMDTATASAANFVAVNLFVSAGFLLVIPVALFCGDTVASEASWSSLRYLLAAPVPRARLLWSKLAVALGMSLAAMVLLPVVAIAVGTAAYGWGPLEIPTGGSLAAGTAAQRLVVVVGYLFVSQLVTAGLAFWLSTRTDAPLGAVGGAVGLTIVGNVLDAVTALGDWRDFLPAHWQFAWADAIQPRPEWGGMIQGTAVSITYALILFALAFRGFARKDVVS, from the coding sequence ATGGACACGCTCGTCGAGCGGGCGGAGACGGCCGACGGGTACCGCGCCCGGCGGACACTGCCCCTGCGCGTCGAGCTGGTCCGCCAGCTCAAGCGCCGCCGTACGCTCGTCATGGGCGGCATCCTCGCCGCGCTGCCGTTCATCCTCGTCATCGCGTTCGCGATCGGCGGCGAGCCCGGCGGGCGCAACGGCCAGGTCACCCTGATGGACACGGCCACCGCGTCCGCCGCCAACTTCGTCGCCGTCAACCTCTTCGTCTCCGCGGGCTTCCTGCTCGTCATCCCCGTCGCCCTGTTCTGCGGGGACACGGTCGCCTCGGAGGCGAGCTGGTCCTCCCTGCGCTATCTGCTCGCGGCACCCGTGCCGCGCGCCCGCCTCCTGTGGTCCAAGCTCGCCGTCGCCCTCGGCATGAGCCTCGCGGCGATGGTGCTGCTGCCGGTCGTGGCCATCGCGGTCGGCACGGCGGCCTACGGCTGGGGCCCGCTGGAGATCCCCACCGGCGGATCGCTCGCCGCGGGCACGGCGGCCCAGCGCCTGGTGGTGGTCGTCGGGTACCTCTTCGTGTCCCAACTGGTCACCGCGGGACTCGCGTTCTGGCTGTCGACGAGGACGGACGCCCCGCTGGGAGCGGTCGGCGGCGCCGTCGGCCTGACCATCGTCGGCAACGTCCTGGACGCGGTGACGGCCCTCGGTGACTGGCGCGACTTCCTGCCCGCGCACTGGCAGTTCGCGTGGGCCGATGCCATCCAGCCCCGCCCGGAGTGGGGCGGCATGATCCAGGGGACGGCGGTCTCGATAACGTACGCCCTCATCCTGTTCGCCCTGGCCTTCCGGGGTTTCGCCCGCAAGGACGTCGTCTCGTAG
- a CDS encoding LCP family protein: MTTRRTLFRFSRPARLSRLCGVALLCAATAIGCGTPRAPQLRPMGGAAAAKGTDILLLGTDGRGTITEQERRKFHAGGFACNCADVMMLVHVSAKRDRVSVISLPRDSLATIPAYKPKGSAKQRPAHPVKLNGAYAEGGATLLERTVEAATGVSVEQYLQLDFRRFIDAVNQVGGVEVCTKRRLKDSKTKLDLAPGRHLLKGGQSLQYVRSRHVDQSADLGRIQRQQRFLVAALQQLTARKVLTDPVLMGRVARTLLGPVKVEQGFGKDGVQALVTLASALSKVPATRTEFATVPVAGFNPPMKDVGSTLRWDATKAKAMFTKVREDRPLIAAGTDPKPGDPPVFGKDVPVRGNRLACP; encoded by the coding sequence GTGACGACAAGACGCACTTTGTTCCGGTTTTCCCGTCCTGCCCGTCTCTCCCGACTGTGCGGAGTCGCGCTGCTGTGCGCGGCGACCGCGATCGGCTGTGGGACACCCCGGGCGCCGCAGCTGAGACCCATGGGTGGCGCCGCCGCCGCCAAGGGCACCGACATCCTGCTGCTGGGCACGGACGGCCGCGGCACCATCACCGAGCAGGAGCGCCGCAAGTTCCACGCGGGCGGCTTCGCCTGCAACTGCGCGGACGTGATGATGCTCGTCCATGTGTCAGCCAAGCGCGACCGGGTCAGCGTGATCAGCCTGCCACGCGACTCCCTCGCCACGATCCCGGCGTACAAACCCAAGGGGTCGGCGAAACAGCGCCCCGCGCACCCCGTGAAGCTCAACGGCGCGTACGCGGAGGGCGGTGCGACGCTCCTGGAGCGGACGGTGGAGGCGGCGACCGGCGTGAGTGTCGAGCAGTATCTGCAGCTCGACTTCCGGCGGTTCATCGACGCCGTCAACCAGGTCGGCGGGGTCGAGGTGTGCACGAAACGGCGCCTCAAGGACTCCAAGACCAAGCTGGACCTGGCCCCGGGGCGACATCTACTCAAGGGCGGGCAGTCCTTGCAGTACGTCCGCTCGCGGCACGTCGACCAGAGTGCCGACCTGGGGCGGATCCAGCGGCAGCAGCGGTTCCTGGTCGCGGCACTGCAGCAGCTGACCGCCCGGAAGGTGCTCACCGACCCCGTCCTCATGGGCCGGGTGGCCCGGACGCTGCTCGGGCCGGTCAAGGTCGAACAGGGCTTCGGGAAGGACGGCGTGCAGGCGCTCGTCACCCTCGCCTCGGCCCTGAGCAAGGTGCCGGCCACCCGGACGGAGTTCGCCACCGTGCCGGTCGCCGGGTTCAACCCGCCGATGAAGGACGTCGGTTCGACGCTGCGCTGGGACGCCACGAAGGCGAAGGCGATGTTCACCAAGGTGCGCGAGGACCGGCCGCTGATCGCCGCGGGCACGGATCCCAAGCCCGGCGACCCACCGGTGTTCGGGAAGGACGTGCCGGTACGCGGCAACCGGCTGGCATGCCCCTGA
- a CDS encoding rodlin, with the protein MLKKAMAAAAVAASVVGVSAATAPQALATADDGGTTSVSGNGAVSKFGNSMTKGDMSPQMSLAQGTLNKLCVGLPVKGNVGSLVGVLVPVAVQDIPILSAPQNQQCAENSTQAKGDEPLSHIVEDIPVLSGNGIGNS; encoded by the coding sequence ATGCTGAAGAAGGCAATGGCCGCGGCGGCGGTAGCCGCATCCGTCGTCGGAGTCTCGGCGGCGACCGCCCCCCAGGCGCTTGCCACTGCGGACGACGGCGGCACCACGTCCGTCAGCGGGAACGGCGCGGTCTCGAAGTTCGGCAACTCCATGACCAAGGGCGACATGAGCCCGCAGATGAGCCTCGCGCAGGGCACGCTGAACAAGCTCTGTGTCGGTCTGCCCGTCAAGGGCAACGTGGGCTCTCTCGTCGGCGTCCTGGTCCCGGTCGCCGTCCAGGACATCCCGATCCTGTCCGCCCCGCAGAACCAGCAGTGCGCCGAGAACTCGACGCAGGCCAAGGGTGACGAGCCCCTGTCGCACATTGTCGAGGACATCCCGGTCCTGTCCGGGAACGGTATCGGCAACAGCTGA
- a CDS encoding rodlin gives MKKLWATAAIAASVAGISATAAPQALAIANDGGTTSISGNGAEQEFGNSATFGDMSPQLSLVQGSLNKPCIGLPAKLNVGSLIGAVPIAVQDIPILSAPQNQQCVENSTQAKGDEPLSHILSDIPVLSGNGAGNS, from the coding sequence ATGAAGAAGCTGTGGGCAACCGCGGCCATCGCCGCCTCCGTCGCCGGTATCTCGGCGACGGCAGCACCCCAGGCGCTGGCGATCGCCAACGATGGTGGCACCACGTCCATCAGCGGCAACGGCGCCGAGCAGGAGTTCGGCAACTCGGCCACGTTCGGTGACATGAGCCCGCAGCTCTCGCTGGTCCAGGGGTCGCTGAACAAGCCGTGCATCGGTCTCCCGGCGAAGCTCAACGTCGGTTCCCTCATCGGCGCTGTGCCGATCGCCGTCCAGGACATCCCGATCCTGTCGGCCCCGCAGAACCAGCAGTGTGTCGAGAACTCGACGCAGGCCAAGGGCGACGAGCCCCTGTCGCACATCCTCAGCGACATCCCCGTGCTGTCCGGCAACGGCGCCGGCAACAGCTGA
- a CDS encoding AMP-dependent synthetase/ligase, producing the protein MGVRRDLKHAKRRTDLADRHRIELVRDEKSGIVREARAAPVVATPATGSTADLPYTNAAEAPDAVILRRRTDDGSWRPITAAGFAAEVTASAKGLIAAGLQPGGRVAVMSRTRYEWTVLDFAIWAAGGQTVPVYATSSAAQVDWIVRDSGARLVVTETPDNTATVITGTAAHPEPPRVLTLDEGAMTELTTLGREVSDEEVTKRRTALTPGTTATICYTSGTTGRPKGCVLTHANLHAEAANVVELLHPIFKEVTGQTASTLLFLPLAHIMGRALQIGCLMARIEIGHFPSIKPDELRPMLREFRPTFLVGVPYLFERIHATGRATAEKMGRAASFDRAHRIGVRFAEAYLEKFLGTGTGTGGGSGKRPGPGLGLYAAWALYDLLVYRRVRKELGGRMHYAISGGSPLDRDLSLFFYAAGIIVYEGYGLTETTSAATLVPPLAPRPGTVGQPVPGTAVRIADDGEVLLKGAVVFDAYWNNPAATDAVLSDGWFATGDLGALDDDGYLTITGRKKDIIVTSGGKNVAPAVLEDRLRSRAPVGQCMVVGDNRPFVAALITLAPDSVAHWLAVRKMPADTPISEVIDDPRMRADVQRAVDHANAAVSRAESIRAFTLVEGEFTEDNGQLTPSLKVKRHAVREAYAAEIEALYSK; encoded by the coding sequence ATGGGCGTACGCAGGGATCTGAAGCACGCGAAGCGGCGCACCGATCTGGCGGACCGCCACCGGATCGAGCTGGTCCGCGACGAGAAGAGCGGCATCGTCCGAGAGGCCCGCGCCGCGCCCGTCGTGGCGACCCCCGCCACGGGCAGCACCGCCGACCTGCCCTACACCAACGCGGCCGAGGCCCCCGACGCGGTGATCCTGCGCCGCCGTACGGACGACGGCAGCTGGCGCCCGATCACCGCCGCCGGCTTCGCCGCCGAAGTCACCGCCAGCGCCAAGGGGTTGATAGCCGCCGGCCTCCAACCGGGCGGCCGAGTCGCGGTGATGTCCCGTACCCGCTACGAGTGGACGGTGCTGGACTTCGCGATCTGGGCGGCGGGTGGCCAGACCGTACCCGTCTACGCCACCTCGTCCGCCGCCCAAGTGGACTGGATCGTCCGGGACTCGGGGGCCCGTCTGGTCGTCACGGAGACGCCGGACAACACGGCCACCGTGATCACCGGCACGGCCGCTCACCCCGAACCCCCGCGCGTCCTCACCCTGGACGAGGGCGCGATGACCGAACTCACCACCCTGGGACGGGAGGTGTCGGACGAGGAGGTGACCAAGCGGCGCACCGCCCTGACCCCCGGCACCACCGCGACGATCTGCTACACCTCGGGCACCACCGGCCGGCCGAAGGGCTGTGTACTCACCCACGCGAACCTGCACGCCGAGGCGGCGAACGTCGTCGAACTGCTGCACCCGATCTTCAAGGAGGTCACCGGCCAGACCGCCTCGACCCTCCTCTTCCTCCCCCTCGCCCACATCATGGGCCGGGCCCTTCAGATCGGCTGTCTGATGGCCCGTATCGAGATCGGCCACTTCCCGAGCATCAAACCCGACGAACTCCGGCCGATGCTGCGGGAGTTCAGGCCCACGTTCCTGGTCGGCGTCCCGTACCTCTTCGAGCGGATCCACGCCACCGGCCGCGCGACCGCCGAGAAGATGGGCCGAGCCGCCTCCTTCGACCGCGCCCACCGCATCGGCGTCCGCTTCGCGGAGGCGTACCTGGAGAAGTTCCTCGGTACAGGTACAGGTACAGGTGGCGGTAGCGGCAAGAGACCCGGCCCCGGCCTCGGCCTCTACGCCGCCTGGGCCCTGTACGACCTGCTTGTGTACCGCCGTGTCCGCAAGGAGCTGGGCGGGCGCATGCACTACGCCATCAGCGGCGGCTCCCCGCTCGACCGCGACCTCAGCCTCTTCTTCTACGCCGCCGGAATCATCGTCTACGAGGGCTACGGTCTGACCGAGACGACCTCCGCCGCCACCCTCGTGCCACCCCTGGCCCCCCGCCCCGGCACGGTCGGCCAGCCCGTCCCCGGCACCGCCGTCCGGATCGCCGACGACGGCGAGGTCCTGCTCAAGGGCGCGGTCGTCTTCGACGCCTACTGGAACAACCCGGCGGCCACGGACGCGGTCCTGAGCGACGGCTGGTTCGCGACCGGCGACCTCGGCGCCCTCGACGACGACGGCTACCTCACCATCACCGGCCGTAAGAAGGACATCATCGTCACCTCCGGCGGCAAGAACGTCGCCCCGGCCGTCCTGGAGGACCGGCTGCGCAGCCGCGCGCCGGTCGGCCAGTGCATGGTCGTCGGCGACAACCGCCCCTTCGTCGCCGCCCTGATCACCCTCGCCCCGGACTCCGTCGCCCACTGGCTGGCCGTCCGGAAGATGCCGGCCGACACCCCCATCTCCGAGGTGATCGACGACCCCCGGATGCGCGCCGACGTCCAGCGGGCCGTGGACCACGCCAACGCGGCGGTCTCGCGGGCCGAGTCGATCCGCGCCTTCACCCTGGTCGAGGGCGAGTTCACCGAGGACAACGGCCAGCTCACACCGTCCCTCAAGGTCAAGCGCCATGCGGTGCGGGAGGCGTACGCGGCCGAGATCGAGGCGCTCTACAGCAAGTGA
- a CDS encoding rodlin, with product MIKKVMAAAAIAASVVGATAAVATPAMAIANDGGTTSTSGNGAIQKYGNSATYGNMSPQMALIQGSLNKPCIGLPAKVNAGSLIGLIPIAVQDVSVLSAPQNQQCVENSTQAKGDEPLSHILEDIPVLSGNGVGNN from the coding sequence GTGATCAAGAAGGTTATGGCTGCTGCGGCGATCGCCGCTTCCGTCGTCGGTGCCACCGCTGCGGTCGCCACCCCGGCGATGGCGATTGCGAACGACGGTGGCACGACGTCCACCAGCGGCAACGGCGCCATCCAGAAGTACGGCAACTCGGCCACGTACGGCAACATGAGCCCCCAGATGGCGCTCATCCAGGGCTCCCTCAACAAGCCCTGCATCGGCCTGCCCGCCAAGGTCAACGCCGGTTCCCTCATCGGCCTGATTCCGATCGCCGTCCAGGACGTCAGTGTTCTGTCGGCCCCGCAGAACCAGCAGTGTGTCGAGAACTCGACGCAGGCCAAGGGCGACGAGCCCCTGTCGCACATCCTCGAGGACATCCCGGTCCTGTCCGGCAACGGCGTGGGCAACAACTGA
- a CDS encoding chaplin, with translation MKKSVAVIAGAIMALGMAVPAFADAEAEGFAANSPGVLSGNVIQVPIHIPINVCGNSINVIGLLNPAFGNTCVND, from the coding sequence ATGAAGAAGAGCGTTGCTGTCATCGCCGGAGCGATCATGGCGCTCGGAATGGCCGTCCCGGCCTTCGCCGACGCCGAGGCGGAGGGCTTCGCCGCCAACTCCCCGGGTGTGCTCTCCGGCAACGTGATCCAGGTTCCCATCCACATTCCGATCAACGTGTGCGGTAACTCGATCAACGTCATCGGGCTGCTGAACCCGGCGTTCGGCAACACCTGCGTCAACGACTGA
- a CDS encoding chorismate mutase yields the protein MRSVLLAVCASAVLAVSGAAPAVAHTSTPVRAGSVALSPASSLTSLTPLTDLFAERLLVADKVAAAKYGTDKPIDDPVREQQILDDVSARAVGLGLDPAAVAAVFRDQIEANKVVQRGLYARWDAHPELRPTERPDLVKEVRPILDRITTELLDALRETQGVRSGGACEVRLAFAAGRSAFGYRLDGLHLEGLGRAVPSVCG from the coding sequence GTGCGGTCCGTTCTTCTCGCCGTGTGTGCGTCGGCCGTCCTCGCCGTCTCCGGCGCGGCGCCTGCCGTGGCTCACACGTCAACTCCGGTACGAGCGGGCAGTGTCGCCCTCTCCCCCGCCTCCTCCCTGACCTCCCTGACCCCGCTGACCGACCTGTTCGCCGAGCGGCTGCTGGTCGCCGACAAGGTCGCCGCCGCCAAGTACGGCACCGACAAGCCGATCGACGACCCGGTGCGTGAGCAGCAGATCCTGGACGACGTCTCGGCGCGGGCCGTCGGGCTCGGTCTCGACCCGGCGGCGGTGGCTGCCGTGTTCCGGGACCAGATCGAGGCGAACAAGGTGGTCCAGCGTGGGCTGTACGCCCGCTGGGACGCGCATCCCGAGTTGCGGCCGACCGAACGGCCCGATCTGGTCAAGGAGGTGCGGCCGATCCTGGATCGGATCACCACCGAGTTGCTGGACGCGTTGCGGGAGACGCAGGGGGTTCGGTCGGGGGGTGCGTGTGAGGTGCGGCTTGCGTTCGCTGCGGGGCGCTCCGCTTTTGGGTATCGGTTGGACGGGCTGCATTTGGAGGGGCTGGGGCGGGCGGTTCCGTCAGTCTGCGGTTAG
- a CDS encoding alpha/beta fold hydrolase, producing the protein MDLRMPGLRGARPRRPRRLIAGVAVAVVLLAGAGTWTAVASDDAPAVHRADRVMDVGGGVRIDTSFFTAGSDTSRRPAVLLAHGFGGSKDDVRSQAQDLARDGYAVLTWSARGFGRSTGRIGLNDPKAEVADVSKLIDWLATRPEVQLDKSGDPRVGMAGGSYGGAISLLTAGYDDRVDAIAPAITYWNLADALFPNGVFKKQWAGIFINTGGGCEKFEATLCRMYDRVAEAGKPDTAATDLLSERSPSAVADRIKVPTLLIQGQTDSLFPLGQADAAAKAIRANGAPVDVDWIAGGHDGGDMETSRVESRVTSWFDRYLKDDKATDTGPAFRVTRTGGIDSTDGAATLRGATSDTYPGLESGQRAITLTGREQTFDNPAGAAPPAVSALPGLGAAGGLSQLSSLGVGVSLDFPGQNARFESAPVADDVQITGAPTVTVHVRSTSEDAVLFAKVYDVSAGGRQQVLPGQLVTPLRVEGAKAGKDVTITLPAIDHKVEQGHRLRLVLASTDLGYASPVAPATYTVSVRNDLKIPTAPGVTTASAGLPAWVWWLPLAGAAIALALLLSGRRRTAAPSAPDPELAGVPLQITDLSKRYAKSSDRYAVRDVSFRVEKGQVLGLLGPNGAGKTTTLRMLMGLIKPDAGEIRVFGHAIRPGAPVLSRVGAFVEGSGFLPHLSGRENLELYWQATGRPVEDAHMEEALEIAGLGDALARAVRTYSQGMRQRLAIAQAMLGLPDLLILDEPTNGLDPPQIREMRGVMIRYAEAGRTVIVSSHLLAEVEQSCTHLVVMDRGKLVQAGPVSEIIGSGDTLLVGTTTPVEEPVVEKVAALPGIVSAVRTDDGLLVRLAPDDGSAQRLVVELVRLEVPVESVGPHRRLEDAFLTLIGGSA; encoded by the coding sequence ATGGATCTTCGAATGCCCGGACTGCGGGGAGCGCGGCCCCGGCGGCCACGGCGGCTGATCGCCGGCGTGGCCGTCGCCGTCGTCCTGCTCGCCGGCGCCGGTACGTGGACGGCCGTCGCCTCGGACGACGCGCCCGCGGTGCACCGCGCCGACCGGGTCATGGACGTCGGAGGCGGGGTGCGTATCGACACCTCGTTCTTCACGGCGGGGTCGGACACGTCCCGCCGCCCCGCCGTCCTCCTCGCCCACGGCTTCGGCGGCAGCAAGGACGACGTACGGTCCCAGGCCCAGGACCTCGCCCGCGACGGGTACGCGGTACTGACCTGGTCCGCCCGGGGTTTCGGCAGATCGACCGGCAGGATCGGGCTGAACGACCCGAAGGCCGAGGTCGCCGACGTCTCGAAACTCATCGACTGGCTCGCCACGCGCCCCGAGGTCCAGCTCGACAAGAGCGGCGACCCGCGCGTGGGCATGGCCGGCGGGAGTTATGGCGGCGCGATCTCCCTTCTCACCGCCGGGTACGACGACCGGGTCGACGCCATCGCGCCCGCGATCACCTACTGGAACCTCGCGGACGCCCTCTTCCCCAACGGCGTCTTCAAGAAGCAGTGGGCCGGCATCTTCATCAACACCGGCGGCGGCTGCGAGAAGTTCGAGGCCACGCTGTGCCGGATGTACGACCGGGTCGCCGAGGCCGGCAAGCCGGACACGGCAGCCACCGACCTCCTCAGCGAACGGTCGCCGTCCGCCGTCGCCGACCGCATCAAGGTGCCGACCCTGCTGATCCAGGGGCAGACGGACTCCCTCTTCCCGCTCGGCCAGGCCGACGCGGCGGCGAAGGCGATCCGTGCCAACGGCGCCCCCGTGGACGTCGACTGGATCGCGGGCGGCCATGACGGCGGCGACATGGAGACCAGCCGCGTCGAGTCCCGGGTCACCTCCTGGTTCGACCGGTATCTGAAGGACGACAAGGCCACCGACACCGGCCCCGCCTTCCGCGTCACCCGCACCGGCGGCATCGACTCCACCGACGGGGCAGCCACCCTGCGCGGCGCCACCTCGGACACCTACCCGGGCCTGGAGAGCGGGCAGCGCGCCATCACCCTGACCGGCAGGGAGCAGACGTTCGACAACCCGGCCGGCGCCGCTCCACCCGCCGTCTCCGCGCTGCCCGGCCTGGGCGCGGCGGGGGGCCTCTCCCAGCTCTCCTCCCTCGGAGTCGGCGTCTCGCTCGACTTCCCGGGGCAGAACGCCCGCTTCGAATCGGCGCCGGTCGCCGACGACGTACAGATCACCGGTGCCCCCACGGTCACCGTCCACGTCAGGTCGACCAGCGAGGACGCCGTCCTCTTCGCCAAGGTGTACGACGTCTCCGCGGGCGGCAGGCAGCAGGTGCTGCCCGGCCAGCTCGTCACCCCCCTCAGGGTCGAGGGCGCCAAGGCGGGCAAGGACGTCACGATCACCCTCCCGGCCATCGACCACAAGGTCGAACAGGGCCACCGACTCCGTCTGGTCCTCGCCTCCACGGACCTCGGGTACGCCTCACCGGTCGCCCCGGCCACGTACACCGTCTCCGTGCGGAACGACCTGAAGATCCCCACCGCGCCCGGCGTCACCACGGCCTCGGCCGGGCTGCCCGCCTGGGTGTGGTGGCTGCCCCTCGCGGGCGCCGCGATCGCGCTGGCCCTGCTCCTGTCGGGACGCCGGCGTACGGCGGCGCCCTCCGCCCCGGACCCCGAACTGGCCGGAGTCCCGCTCCAGATCACCGACCTGAGCAAGCGGTACGCGAAGTCGTCGGACCGCTATGCCGTACGGGATGTGTCGTTCCGCGTCGAGAAGGGCCAGGTCCTCGGACTCCTCGGCCCCAACGGCGCCGGCAAGACCACCACCCTGCGCATGCTGATGGGCCTCATCAAGCCGGACGCCGGGGAGATCCGCGTCTTCGGGCACGCCATCCGCCCCGGCGCCCCGGTCCTGTCCCGGGTCGGCGCCTTCGTCGAGGGCTCGGGCTTCCTCCCGCACCTCTCCGGCCGCGAGAACCTGGAGCTGTACTGGCAGGCGACGGGCCGCCCGGTCGAGGACGCCCACATGGAGGAGGCCCTGGAGATCGCGGGGCTCGGCGACGCACTCGCGCGCGCTGTGCGCACGTACTCCCAGGGCATGCGCCAGCGCCTCGCCATCGCCCAGGCCATGCTCGGCCTGCCCGACCTCCTGATCCTCGACGAGCCGACCAACGGCCTCGACCCGCCCCAGATCCGCGAGATGCGCGGGGTCATGATCCGGTACGCGGAGGCCGGCCGCACGGTGATCGTCTCCAGCCATCTGCTGGCCGAGGTCGAGCAGTCCTGCACCCACCTCGTCGTCATGGACCGCGGCAAGCTGGTCCAGGCGGGCCCGGTCAGCGAGATCATCGGCTCCGGCGACACCCTGCTCGTCGGCACCACCACCCCCGTGGAGGAGCCGGTCGTCGAGAAGGTGGCCGCCCTGCCGGGCATCGTCTCCGCCGTACGCACCGACGACGGCCTTCTGGTCCGCCTCGCCCCCGACGACGGCAGCGCGCAGCGCCTCGTCGTCGAACTCGTCCGCCTCGAAGTGCCCGTGGAGTCGGTGGGCCCCCACCGCCGCCTCGAAGACGCCTTCCTCACCCTGATCGGAGGTTCCGCATGA
- a CDS encoding vWA domain-containing protein — MERTRIHRTRRLRGTLIALTAASGLLLTGCGGAGDSGQSSKADGRQNSGGGSGYAPAPAPAQSNSSGEQQDGARSEGEQDGTEGDFAPPPDYLSTFALDVDTASYGYARRTLADGRRPDPSTIRPEEFVNSFRQDYERPHGNGFSVTVDGARTDRENWSLVRVGLATRTAEQDGERPPAALTFVIDISGSMAEPGRLDLAKDSLGVMTDRLRDDDSVAIVTFSDEAETVLPMTRLDDNRDRVHDAIDELEPTDSTNLGAGVRTGYATAVKGLREGATNRVVLVSDALANTGDTEANSILDRISDARREHGITLFGVGVGSDYGDALMEQLADKGDGNTTYVANESDARKVFSEQLPRNIDLTARDAKAQVAFDPETVAEFRLIGYDNRRVADDDFRDDRVDGGEVGPGHTVTALYAVRTRQSASGHLATATVRWLDPETREPHEKSGQLESGSLHESLWDAPSRLQVAAVAAYFADALRKGDDQWTTLPDAPALSELAEKADKLAEKTEDEAIRRLAEAIDQARRYED; from the coding sequence ATGGAGCGGACCCGGATCCACCGAACACGACGCCTGCGAGGCACACTGATCGCGCTGACGGCCGCGAGCGGTCTGCTGCTCACCGGCTGCGGCGGCGCCGGTGACAGCGGTCAGAGCAGCAAGGCGGACGGCCGGCAGAACTCAGGCGGCGGCTCGGGTTACGCACCCGCACCCGCACCCGCCCAGAGCAACAGCTCCGGCGAACAGCAGGACGGCGCCCGAAGCGAAGGCGAACAGGACGGCACCGAAGGCGACTTCGCCCCACCTCCCGACTACCTCTCCACCTTCGCCCTCGACGTCGACACCGCCTCGTACGGGTACGCCCGCCGCACCCTCGCCGACGGTCGCCGCCCCGACCCGTCGACGATCCGGCCCGAGGAGTTCGTCAACAGCTTCCGCCAGGACTACGAACGCCCCCACGGCAACGGCTTCTCGGTCACCGTCGACGGCGCCCGCACCGACCGCGAGAACTGGTCCCTGGTCCGCGTGGGCCTCGCCACCCGCACCGCCGAGCAGGACGGCGAACGCCCGCCGGCCGCCCTCACCTTCGTCATCGACATCTCCGGTTCCATGGCCGAGCCCGGCCGCCTCGACCTCGCCAAGGACTCCCTCGGCGTGATGACGGACCGACTGCGCGACGACGACTCGGTGGCGATCGTCACCTTCAGCGACGAGGCCGAGACCGTCCTCCCGATGACCCGCCTCGACGACAACAGAGACCGCGTCCACGACGCGATCGACGAGCTGGAACCGACCGATTCGACCAACCTCGGCGCAGGAGTGCGCACCGGCTACGCCACCGCCGTGAAGGGCCTGCGCGAGGGCGCCACCAACCGGGTCGTGCTGGTCTCGGACGCCCTGGCGAACACGGGCGACACCGAAGCGAACTCGATCCTCGACCGCATCTCCGACGCCCGCCGCGAACACGGCATCACCCTCTTCGGCGTCGGTGTCGGCAGCGACTACGGCGACGCACTGATGGAACAACTCGCCGACAAGGGCGACGGCAACACCACCTACGTCGCGAACGAGAGCGACGCCCGCAAGGTGTTCTCCGAGCAACTCCCGCGCAACATCGACCTCACGGCCCGCGACGCCAAGGCCCAGGTCGCCTTCGACCCTGAGACGGTCGCCGAGTTCCGCCTGATCGGCTACGACAACCGCCGCGTCGCCGACGACGACTTCCGCGACGACCGTGTGGACGGGGGAGAGGTGGGCCCCGGTCACACGGTCACCGCTCTCTACGCGGTCCGCACCAGACAGTCCGCCTCGGGCCATCTGGCCACGGCCACGGTCCGCTGGCTCGACCCCGAGACCCGCGAACCCCACGAGAAATCGGGCCAGTTGGAGTCGGGTTCGCTCCACGAGTCCCTCTGGGACGCCCCGTCCCGCCTCCAGGTCGCCGCCGTCGCCGCCTACTTCGCCGACGCCCTACGCAAGGGCGACGACCAATGGACCACCCTGCCCGACGCCCCCGCCTTGAGCGAACTCGCCGAAAAGGCCGACAAGTTGGCAGAAAAAACAGAGGACGAGGCGATACGCCGGCTGGCTGAGGCAATAGACCAGGCCAGGCGTTACGAGGACTAG